cgaaaaatattgttcgcaccacgggcaaaaatgtttttccacctctcaatcttttctagtcctcggcctacggcctcggacttgaaaactgatttcgagctggaaaaatctcattttctgctctaggtgcgaaatatactacattgttaataactcgtgttattaactccggtgtaaacgcagcttgagacaattgtttattttaaaggCTTTAAAGAAACCTGTGTTtcaactaaataattttgaaaattttcaaagagaTTCTGTGCTAACCAGACAGGTTACCCAAAACCTTATTTTGAAAGAGTCAACAGTACTCTTTTCCGAAGAAGTATATCGTTTTTAGGAAATGAAATTCACAATAGAGTCTCACGGGAATGGCTAAAAAAACCTAAAGTTGAAGTCTTACATAGTTGGATAAAGGATCATTATAATATTTCCTTTTAATTGTCTTTTCGTAGATCGTATGTGTGTGTATAaagtttattattgaaaaatgtgtacAAATGAGTAATATTAAGTTAAGACTCCACGtcggcgtacaagttttcttttgccgacgtgtagcacaattctgttatttaaattttttttttaataatttctctggatgttggacgacacatccagaggagtttattcataaattcatacattacatttttttcatacattttcaataatataacaatattcaaggtttacaaaatgatacctcactatataatatatgtgtcgaggttatcatcaaattaatactaatttatactacaacagataatacaaaaattccaaaaaatccaaatttatatctattaccctaagcatcacctagtacaaagatactaaaccgaggtactattttctacctataaattaccttatttaaaaagaatactacttgaatctaaatcctacttactattagttcctcactactttgtatcccaatactgaataaccaatgtctaatttttcttttgaagctattgaaattttcctctcctttgatttctaatggttttctattagatattataggccctaaatatcctagtgatctttgcccaaatgctgtattcattcttggtacttcttgattgtaacgttctcttattctagtattatggctatgatttatgatatggttcctattagcaccttgtatatttttgtgcaataaacgatttgatttgaagtgCTTTGCAACGGTCTACGAAAAGTACAAAAAGATAACAGTATGAGTCCTGAGTTGTTTGCATTCTTTTATACATTTTTGGTAGGTTGGGTTGAGTTAGGCTCAGATTTCCTTGCTATTTACTTTGAAAAGTGAGAAGTATTACCGTTTcgcttttattatttatctatttatttatttatctgtttatttttgtattatgtGGTATTATGTTGTTGTAGGGTCGTCGCCTAGCGGCAGAACTGCGCACTGTGAAGGAGACGGCCGAGCGACTGAGTGACGACAACCAGGAGCTGCGCGACTTGTGCTGCTTCCTGGACGATGACCGGCAGAAAGGCCGCAAGCTGGCCAGGGAGTGGCAGCGCTTCGGGCGCTACACGGCCAGCGTCATGCGTCAGGAAGTCTCCGCCTACCAGGCCAAGCTCAGGGAGCTCGACGTCAAGCAGCAGGAGCTCATCAAGGACAATCTCGAATTGAAGGTGAATCGCCGACTTCTTATCAATAACAAACATAGGGTACTATAGGCTATAGGGTGGATAACAAATCAGGTCCTAATTACGGTTATGTTTCTCACTTCCTACAACTTTTTCTCCAATCTTTAgttcataaaataatttgacCAGATCACAAATTAACCAGAATTTGTAATTTACGTGGTTGGAAAGCAAATAAAAATGGGATATAATATGTTCCAACTCATAGTGATAAGATTTCTCACAATGAAAAATAAACTTATCAAGGACTAGCAAGTTCTTTGCACCGGGAAAAAATTGGTGTTGTAAAATGTGTctccttatgtccaggaaacataaaaaatagaataattatttattattctgttCAATGTTGCATGGATAATCTTAATAAGTGTTGAAAATTCCAGAAAAAATGAGTTTAATAGGTCTTGAACCCGCAACATCAGATTCATGAACCGCGCGTTCTACCAACTAAACTACGGAGTCACTTGGAGAAAACCTTGTTTAGTTTGGGCTTTTATAGTTACttaaactttgaatcacaaatcgaatgaatttgtttcaatcattaaataaaattagaatagCAATGAAAATAACCCTATGTCCATACTCGgtaaattcaaaatctttatgcaaaatttcaagctaatcagttcagtagttcaatttcaattcaattaaaaacacacaaagcaagacaaaacaaaattacaaagaattatgaaacaaataaaacacaataaaatgttacaaatatagaaaaccatgggctttgtggttgggtgtgttggagaagagaaaaaaagagaggaagatacctagccaactaaggtttcccatgtaataggcaggcaaagaagagaagagaagtaatgagggaaaAAGGTAAGGGAGAAGTgaggggaaggaagaaaacagaggaaaaattaaaaaacaatgctggagcagaaatctcgagtcatatatctaaatggaagaagaagttACTGTatttccagttttttatatccagtttaattttttccgctgatcttattgtccatgagaaagtgatttggaatgaggtttattattttagtacctatgtaaattaaatgcctccttatacattcaatattagtgttataggttacatatttgttagcagtggcccttagattataataattaagtgtagagtttattgtgagaggaaaatcggatctatattttattaagtactcaattacggtttttatgtataattgacgtatagtcatgacctcaaaatcactaaaaaccatatccgttggatagagcctgggtttgcttaatatagttttaattatcagtttttgtgctacaaataattcagcaatatgacagttgaaacagcctccccaaacaactatgccatactgcagaattgacttgactagatcatgatacatcattttcaggtggttcttattaagaattttgttaaattggtaaaatttaaaagataaatatctaatttttctacatatgtatttaatatgaacatcccatttaaggttttcatcaattatgattcccaagtacttagtattattgactttttttaatggtgggacaatcacaattacccaagtttaaattgcactgagaatggagtctcaaatcttgattctcgttgggctgccctactctatttgcagagaaagttatgtaattcgttttttcaatatttaaacttaaggtattcttatctaaccacttcttaattaaatcatattattttcagccatggtatgaacttcattccatgaattaccgtgaaaaatagctgcagtatcatctgcaaaggatatcacatttgagtttagaagtcttaaatttaaaaagtcatttacatagagtatgaaaaggatgggagaaagtacagtaccttgaggaagaccataagaagttaagttagttacactagattgatcatttatggttagggactgggttctattactcagatagcttttgaacaatttaagcgagactcctctgaaaccataggactccagtttattgaacaaagtattatgaggtattgtatcaaaagctttgcgtatatccaggaagaccgcaatagttttcttattggagtttattttatcagataaagtattgacgaattttattagagcgtcagatgtacttttaccattttggaaaccgaattggttcttgttgattattttgttaagattcaagaaagaaacaactcttgactttattagtttctccattattttagcaaggttgctgataagactaatcggtctataattacagggattagtcgggtcaccttgtttgaatagatgtttcattttggctgatttgaggtgctcgggaaaatatccctcctcaaagcatctattaaaaatgaaagcgagaggttgagatataaaattggctattttcttcagcgtaatattacctagactatcaataccaggactgcagttgttctttagatttttaatagttgcctcaacctcaactgggcacgttggtctcataaaaaacATGTTGTCGATCTGTAttgcaggaaatcgatcaccagtattatcagggatattgatagttaAAGCTTTTACCCACATTTgagaaataattgttgagggagtgAGCATCAAGTTTAGTACTCTTGTCATTGATACTGTCCTCACCTATAACttcgtttatgcacttccacaacttcTGTCTGTTGTTatcacaattttcaagtttccctttatagtagacttcctttgcatgatttatgatcttattcaaaccattacgataaACTTTATATGCATTCTTTaagatattgttattaggatctcttctgagtctagaatgcattttgtcccgcgtgattattgatcttatgatgcatcagatatccagggcttcaggggacgaagtctgttagGTATCTCTTTTACCTTCCtgcattgattgatgagactggtcaaacgatcgacaaatttatccataatagtgtcaatgcttccattcacggtatagatttcttcccaatctccattccttatgcgttccaatagtgcatgatagttggttctagttaatgtgtttatcaatatgtttctattatccttattgataggaaccttcaccaagttcagtacaaccgcgtagtggtcagttatggttgtcctAAATATAGCTCCTTTAATGGACATAGAATggttgcctgaatttttataaaaaatgtggtcaatgcaagaatttgttgtggttgttactctggtatcaccagttatgtaagacttatagccattactattgaaaatatgcagataatcttgaacaggaacactagttgaatgtgtatttatattcatgtctcccgccacacatacatttattccattaggaattttactgatttcattactcagactattaagaaaattatcaatattttgattacttggtgatctataaaccccaatcaccttcacaataaaatcatcaattcttaagtcagcactaactacattggcatcagtaatatcgagtgaaacttcattgaatcttatacaatcttttatgtacatgcataatccatcacatttattctgtttagtgtacttatttattgccgtatatccaggaatgttgaatatcggcatatctgcagtcaaccaggtctccgttaatattataatgtgaatatcagttttcaattcattgaggcagcaaataaactgatcgaaattagcattcaaactacgtatattcatagacataatattgaaacactcagcatctttatttctgtcctcgagaaagtgatagttcaaataatcgtcgattacatctgtttcattttctgtttctaagATATTAAGAACTTCTTCAGTGTCACTCATAACTTATATCATCAGGtccacttctcttttccttgttccattTAACAAGCCCCTCACTATCCATGAATTTAAGTTTCTTAATTAGTTTGTCCACAGCATCATCTACTAGACTGGTTGTTAAATACCTGAAAGTTTCAGTGTGTCTAGACAAAGCGACAATCGCATGGGGCATGCTGTTATAAATTTCATTCTCCTTGTACttaattctgattagaataacatttttatgagttaGCCCTTGTGCTTCATGGATTGTGTGAAGTGCAACATCCTCTCTCTACCTTATAGTATCACCCACCATAAGTTTTTCCTCTTGGGTGAATGTTAATATCAAAGTGTCGGGTTGTATCAGATGGTATTCCCCATTTCTGTAAGTAGGCAGAATTGAGATAGCTCTTTCATTAAGCGtcgtaatattttcatagacagtggaaaggataaaacaaacatcgataggacatctacgagttaccgtttgctttgtaaaaggttcgcagaattctgaaattttatgcCATCTTGTGGCATAATTACTTCTCTCGATATAGGGTATTTGGTTTGCGTCaccaactacaattatttctgaggtcttactcaagttagcaataaaaccgatgtaacccgcatgcataagtagagcttcatcaataaaaactctatcgtatgttttattctgattatgatttattatatatgagcCAACTGTCCTGTAATCAAGCTTAAGACGATTACAATGTTTTCGACCATACCTTTCAATGACAGTTTCACGGATTGCTTTAATACCTACCCGTGTTTGAGTGAGTACTAGATCCTTGCCAGGCTCATGATGCGAGACTATAAAGTAAGATTTACCACAGCCGGGAACACCGTCATACCACTTTATTTTAGGAAGTTTACACTCATGAagagttattctatttatagtttttattaattcgctattcagcataagtgtagtattacgtgtgactaaaacatatcgttctttagtagagaattttaaagtatccTCTTGAAATTCTACGTAACTTCCACCCTGCTCTAAGCAATATCCCATTCGGTATTTAGAGTTTGTTTTGAATaggaatcttttcaaattattatcatagatgttCATATTGTTATTCAGGACGCTTATTAGTTCATCACCTGATATTGACATGTTTCTATGCGTGATCCTAAGAagaatatttctatatattttagcattttcgtTATCAGTGTTTTGAAGTAGGGTCCGTAATTCAATCATAGAGTTTATGAATGCTTCACGTTTATTATTACCTTCAAAAAATCCTACAGGGTACTCAACTCCCGGACTATCAGATAGCTTaggtatattaagaaaattaatttcacaataacctcgataataaaaaataaacttcaaatctctAGCAGCTATGACAGTACTCAAGAGTTCAGTGGCAGgaatatcaaaataagtttcaccaagattgttaaaataatcaattcctataatcaaagggtaattgaatttactccaatcatttattctattcaaaagatcaataagtaccccattttcaccatcatttaatatgaaaataggaatGTTTTTATCAGAAAACAAAACTCTTATACAATTAGAATCTCGTAACACATTCAGGTGATTCCATTCTTcaagagagaaatattttttatttctaagcaGAGAGAGTCCTTTGGATGTTTTAatcctatttcctatttttgtaaaagatatcataacatcaaccctctcaccaaaattataaaccagacttATCTTACTTTTATCAGTATTAGTTGTTACGTAGAAACTATCAATTTTGTTAAGGATGGAATTTAAAGTAATCATTTTGTGTTGGGTTGATTGCTTGATTTTactatcactattatttttatttatcctcagtatattgaatatttttctttcagattccataatcacttctatcaattatttgttgtaacGCTTTTTGATAGGAAGCGCACTCTCTGTCACCTACTTTGTGATCGAAAGCTTTTTTATCATTGCGGCAATTTAAACATGAGGGCTTTTTGTCTCTATTAGGGCACTCTTTAACATCATGTCCTGTAGTGGAACAGTGAGTACAGGTGTTTTGTGCTTGAGTGCAATGCTTACTGATATGTCCAATTTTTTGGCACTTGAAGCAACGAGAGACGGCAACATAGTCTCCAACTCGGCACACCCTCCAATCAATACCAATCCgcgatttgttaataaattcttttcttaaTTCACCAGTGCACTCCACTACCCAGTGCacggtgtttttgtttttcggtcctattttaaaaatcggcctaaagtttttcaagaaattttcccTACTCAATGacgatgactcgagatttctctcAAACACATAGTTTGCCAATTCAGCAGCAGTTATTTCTGCAGCGACGtgatacagaattattcttggcAATTTGGATTGtggctcgcttacctttatgttTGGATATTGCAGGACCTTATCACCCAAAACATTTTCCTTATTGGCCCTTGGGTGAAGCACCAACAGCACACCCCCACCACGGACATCAACAGcttttttaatgttcaaattttgttcacGGGTGATGATCTTCTTTATTGTTTCTCGAATTTTTCCGCTTTGTTCCTTTTCCGTTCCATTTATTTTTGCTGGCTTCAGGATGATCACATTCTCCTTGGCCGACAGTTTCTTGGTCCGGGGCGGAGACTCCCTGGCTGCAGCAGTGGAGGCGGCACTCGATAATGTAGAAGGTGCGGTCCTCTTCTTTGGCAGTTGCACGGCCTCAGCAAATGAGATCGGCTTGTTGTGGCTTTTTGCAACTTCACTTGCTAGTTTATTCACACTCTGCTCCAGAGTGtgaatttttccaaacatttccgcGTTGTTATGTCTATTCTTTCGATACTTATGTTAAGTTCATTGCACACATTTAAAAACGAATCATAGTCCTCTCTGGATActtttttttcatgataatttcacTCCcccattttagaaatttctcttgtatatttttaagagaacgtaccttgaaacgtattcCGCTATCGTTTTTACTTTTCGGTGACAATTCGGGAGGCATATTCAAttcatccttttcctcctcttcctcgtaTTCTAGCTGCGCGGATGGTGGTAGTTTTGTTGGCGTATTCATTGGCGAATGGATCATCTTAAGGCTGATAGATCCAAAAcaccataatttattgatagtttgataatTGTTTTTTAAAGAAACAGAACCTGATTTTTAAAGAGAGCAATGTTCAAACGAAAAATTTGGTGACACACTTTTCACTCAGAAAAAAACGTTGAGTAGTTTTCACTGTGAAAAACTGCTGAGTAGACTGCTGGTTGTTGGTGTTGACACAACTTGTTCCACTTTCACTACTAATACTACTCTACACTAATTTATTCGCTACGATCTGCACTCTACGGAGGTCTGATTACGACtgagttcagacgtgatgatgcgacattcgtgtatttcctatcccgtacatgtagtTAGGGTGCATTCggtcctctcttacactcaattttctattacataatatgataacagtaaaagagtacaaataatataatgaagaaaatttaGTTTTGGGCTGAGCCTGTTGACCCTTTTgtttccaatcattcataattctTGGTATATttggtgaataaaaaaaataattaaaagtgATAAGATAGCCTAATGGGTCGAGTGGATGAAAGGTTCGAATTGAATTGTATCTTCTTTTAAAGTGTTTAGCTAATTGTGACGCTTTTTGTGTAGGAATTGTGCCTTTACTTGGATGAGGAGCGTAGTGGTGTGTGCCGAGCGTGCGGAGCGGGGCTGCGTCGGGACGACGGCGATGGAAGCAGTTCGAGCACCAATGCTGATGAGCCACCGCCCCCACCCCTGCCGCCCACCGCCTCCACCACCGCCCCTCTGCCACCCCAACTCTACCCACGGCCGCCGCCTCTCATATCGCCTACTGCTACTACAGGTCGGCTCTTGCCAAAATTGCAGACgctcaacaataattataatttctcaatCTTTCGTTATTCCAGAATCCACCTTCTGCTTCTTATTATTTTCCCTCTCTTTCCTTATCTCTTTTGTTTTCTATTCTTATTataaattacagtatttgattatcatttatatatttattattatttattcattagttattattatttatattatactagcaggtaacccgtgctccgaaaTTGTCCAATCAAAAACTTGACGACTGATAACTTGGTgttatgaaatcttgaagaatttaaaataggtatttaatcatcctcagtaaattaagaatctatatgctaaatttcaagttaatcagttcagtagttcagacgtgatgatgcctcatttgtgaatttcctatcccctacatgCATAAGCCTATTCTTTcctatattatagataattttaTTCTCAGGGTACAGTGAgagttaattaattttttaagatTAATAAACCGGAGGTTTAGTTACTAAACCCTACTTAGTTACTCAATTAAACCGGAGGTTGCAATTGAAATCAAgtatattttttgacaataagaaataatttctcaagaaaaatttctCTTGTCCAATACTTGTTATCGGATGATATCAATCACAGCAAACATCAATAAGGCaacattgaaattaattgataattcattcataattgataaattgataatgtatAAAGCATAGGCGTTAAAATTGACTAAAAAATCCaggtgatattattattattattctaaattttcTCTGTTTTAAATTTCAGCTGACCAGAGCCTTCTGGATTACGTTCAAAGGCTTGAATCAAAGGTGAAGCAactggaggaggagaagagggcTCTCCAACAGAAATTGGGTCAAATCCAGGCTCCCTGGCCAGAGCGAACGCCCACTGCTGTCATCTCGGCCAATGATTCACGGGTAACTAAATTCATTGCCTTCGCTCTGGCAACAAATGGTTAAATGGTTAATTGTTTCATGTCACGTGACTGGTGCAATCCGTGCAATACTACTTGATCCCACGGAACGCCACTTCAAAATATTTGGTTAAAGCATATGGCCCGCACTTTTGAAGTTGATTTCCACCAGAGTGTTTTGTGTTTCGTTTACCAGCTGCGTGAATGAAAAAATGCTGCTTAAAAATGCTTTACAATGCTGCTTTACAAATGCTTTACAATGCTGCTTTACAAATGCTTTACAATGCTGCTTTCCGTCTAGAGAAGTGTGCACTTCTTTCACTTTCATCTCTCTCAAATATTCTATAAAGCAGAAATCATTTAATGGACGGTTATCAAacaaaacattttgttgattatGTATTCTGTGGTTTTGCTAAAATAGACTAACaagctatcagcgcatgcgcagacgGTTCATCCTATCGACTTATGACAGCTCTTCGATTGTAGTACATTCTGAATGCACCGCGGTCACAAATAATTTGCTGATAACTGGATTTTGGAACATTTATCATTTGGAAATGGTTTCCATGGGAGTTTTTTTACCGTTAGTCACAATTTACTGCTCGGAACAATTTACCATGTTCCCAGAACGAGGTCATTCCTTCAAGTTATAAAACAAATTAGGGATCAATTAAATTAgttaaattaatcaaattatgGAGCAAGATTTAGGGATCAATTTATTGTTTGACTTGATCAAGGAAAAATTCTTAATGATGTTTTGATGATCGTTTATAATATGTAATAGGCTACTTGATattataacatttattattaataaaatagatttgAATGTTGTGTAGGAAATGGGCCCGGAGACAGTAGTTCAAGCGTTGCAGGTGCTCGAAGTGCGAGAGCAGCTGGAGAGGAGTATTCCCGGCTCAGAGAACGACCTCACCGCCCCTGATATGGCCGACGGTGAGAAAGCCCTTCTAAGAGAGATGTGCAATGTAAGTTGTCAACACTCCTTCAAGAATAAAAATgccacttttcactctagataattatacaaataactattttgtccGACTGGGCAGAAGCCATTGAAAAGCAATCCCTTGATTCGGGGTTCCGTTATCAGCTATTGAAATTAGCGGAAACATATAAAATTCTCTATCAAAACTAGTGTAATTTAAACATCAGTTATACCTGGTATTGTTGTAGTGTACCTAGTAATATTGTCGCCGACTAAAGTTGAGGCTTCGTTTATGCGTAATGATTGGACGACCACGGAAGAAGAATACCTATGACGCTTATAGGAATTTTCACACTCTCGCAGGCTGTGAATGTGTGAACGCTCTCATGAGAGCCTGAGGGTAACCGTCTACttgaaccgtattcaaccgatccgtttggccgttggatcggacgaatttGCCGGCCATTAATTCGGCcaaatatggtcgtccattagAACCGTTaacgtcagtctagttgccaattattgaactAACGACcagaatttttcataaacaatgattattttgaaattttgaaaattgaaaagacaaatatccactaaattagttatgcATTATCAAgcaatctttgttcacagattcctCTGAACAACacaacgatgatatcttttgtctcgcatatcccacaatggaacatgctcttgaaccaaacttatcaacttttcattgtccgtAGTTACAACtctataaaa
The genomic region above belongs to Nilaparvata lugens isolate BPH chromosome 5, ASM1435652v1, whole genome shotgun sequence and contains:
- the LOC111057155 gene encoding coiled-coil domain-containing protein 85C translates to MSSNIKKQSSSVVVAPAAAPVQGHKKLPVPRYQAPPPPHPASLSRLQPPPGPQDARHHLTDTGGHRFTATADIQRHQQPIDKQQLQLSAPIADLKQQQPPPPPQYHAPPAVTQGGPPPPATDMLKFVRKPPDGPPHTDAQRLAEQGRRLAAELRTVKETAERLSDDNQELRDLCCFLDDDRQKGRKLAREWQRFGRYTASVMRQEVSAYQAKLRELDVKQQELIKDNLELKELCLYLDEERSGVCRACGAGLRRDDGDGSSSSTNADEPPPPPLPPTASTTAPLPPQLYPRPPPLISPTATTADQSLLDYVQRLESKVKQLEEEKRALQQKLGQIQAPWPERTPTAVISANDSREMGPETVVQALQVLEVREQLERSIPGSENDLTAPDMADGEKALLREMCNVVWRKLEEGPAARR